A window of Lytechinus variegatus isolate NC3 chromosome 15, Lvar_3.0, whole genome shotgun sequence contains these coding sequences:
- the LOC121428538 gene encoding Golgi-associated plant pathogenesis-related protein 1-like, whose product MADLDDFQQSVVDAHNKLRSERGLPNLAWAEDISTSASNWAQNISEKGYLQNSDNQVLGENILMTTEDVNGDEVVSRWLQEEKLFDYDNMRWQRGTSRFTQMIWRSSTEIGVAKVPLRNKKGFVIVANYRPRGNGNRPGEYQKNIPSKNNNE is encoded by the exons ATGGCAGATCTGG ATGATTTTCAGCAGTCTGTGGTAGACGCCCATAATAAGCTACGGTCAGAGAGAGGTTTGCCTAACCTAGCATGGGCAGAAGATATATCCACATCGGCTAGTAACTGGGCACAGAATATATCAGAGAAAGGATACCTTCAAAATAGTGACAATCAAG TTTTAGGAGAGAACATTCTCATGACAACAGAAGATGTAAATGGAGATGAAGTAGTCTCTAGATGGTTACAAGAAGAGAAATTATTTGACTACGATAACATGAGATGGCAAAGAG GTACAAGTCGATTCACTCAGATGATATGGAGATCGAGCACGGAGATCGGTGTCGCTAAGGTTCCTCTACGAAATAAAAAAGGGTTCGTGATCGTAGCCAACTACAGACCAAGAGGTAACGGAAACAGACCTGGAGAATACCAGAAGAACATCCCAtcgaaaaataataatgaatga